One genomic window of Acidobacteriota bacterium includes the following:
- a CDS encoding MBL fold metallo-hydrolase: MRVLRWSVLLVVLIAASVFIAGSLLRVQIAQFVFDRAVKQNFSRDTAAALPDGLHVYVCGAGTPLPDPLRNGPCVAVIAGEQHLVFDAGSGGARTLTRMTYPVGDIDAVFLTHLHSDHMDGLGELLMQAWVTGGRDVPMPVYGPPGVDELVSGFNAAYRIDSTYRAAHHGLDIANPEGRGGAPQPIQMAAGPGGQAVVYESGGVTVTAFRVDHHPVENAYGYRIDYKDRSVVLSGDTVYNPNLVAASKGADLLLHDALNVQMVDKMREAAAAAGRTGIAQILHDILDYHATPEDAARAASEAGVSQLVFYHTIPPMPSPMLNALFMKDAKGMFDGPMEVAEDGLIYSLPAGSRSIDVEKAF; this comes from the coding sequence GTGCGCGTGCTTCGCTGGTCCGTTCTGCTGGTCGTCCTGATTGCGGCGAGCGTCTTCATCGCCGGCAGCCTGCTGCGTGTGCAGATCGCCCAGTTCGTGTTCGACCGCGCCGTGAAGCAGAATTTCAGCCGGGATACCGCCGCTGCGCTTCCCGACGGTCTGCACGTCTATGTTTGCGGCGCGGGCACGCCGCTGCCGGATCCGTTGCGCAATGGCCCCTGCGTCGCGGTCATCGCGGGCGAGCAACACCTCGTCTTCGATGCCGGCTCGGGCGGCGCGCGCACGCTGACGCGCATGACCTATCCGGTCGGCGACATTGACGCCGTCTTCCTCACTCACCTGCACTCGGACCACATGGACGGACTCGGCGAGCTGCTGATGCAAGCCTGGGTCACGGGCGGCCGCGACGTGCCGATGCCCGTCTATGGCCCGCCCGGGGTCGACGAACTCGTGTCAGGCTTCAACGCGGCCTATCGGATCGACTCGACCTATCGCGCGGCCCATCACGGGCTGGATATCGCCAATCCGGAAGGCCGGGGCGGGGCGCCGCAGCCCATCCAGATGGCCGCCGGGCCGGGCGGCCAGGCCGTCGTCTACGAGTCCGGGGGTGTCACGGTGACCGCGTTCCGGGTCGACCATCACCCGGTCGAAAACGCCTATGGTTACCGCATCGACTACAAGGACCGCTCGGTCGTGCTCAGTGGCGACACGGTTTACAACCCCAATCTCGTCGCTGCGTCCAAGGGCGCCGACCTTCTGCTGCATGACGCGCTGAATGTGCAAATGGTCGACAAGATGCGCGAAGCCGCCGCTGCCGCTGGCCGCACAGGCATCGCGCAGATCCTGCACGACATCCTCGATTACCATGCGACTCCCGAAGATGCGGCGCGCGCGGCCTCTGAAGCCGGCGTTTCGCAGCTCGTTTTTTACCATACGATCCCACCCATGCCGTCGCCCATGCTCAACGCGCTGTTCATGAAGGATGCGAAAGGAATGTTTGACGGGCCGATGGAGGTTGCAGAAGATGGCCTCATCTACTCCCTGCCGGCCGGCAGCCGGTCCATTGATGTTGAAAAGGCCTTCTGA
- a CDS encoding sulfatase, with product MKRIALIILALVLGAGALAYLNRKEIVLFLATRADRPEIAPNHPIDWQQGPAEASVPASERPPNIVFILVDDLGINDLSTFGGGVAGGRVPTPNIDALAARGAIFSTAYSGTGTCAPSRAMLLTGRYPTRTGFEFTPTPNGMGRIVSMFANDEDNGLPDVHYDRKAAAAAPDFEDQGLPGSEVTIAEMLKGAGYHTVHIGKWHLGNTGEFHPNAQGFDESLLMTGLLHLPADDPDVVNAKLDFDPIDKFLWARGDFSTSYNGSDVFAPGGYLADYWTQESLKVIEANKNRPFFLYLAHWGVHTPMQATKEDYEAVGDIEPHHLRVYAAMLHALDRSVGEIVAKLEEEGLADNTLIVFSSDNGGAGYIGLPGINDPYRGWKITLFEGGIRVPMFVSWPARIAPGTAVDTPVAHIDVMPTLASAAGVPLPEGVIIDGRDMLPLADGSGGLEREDDAIFWQSGYYHVVRAGGWKLQVDGKQGNDWLFNLNTDPTEETNLAATQPEKLAELKALLEKHQAGARAPLYASTTDIPIAIDKTGADKVGPEDEYVWWPN from the coding sequence ATGAAACGGATTGCACTGATCATACTTGCACTCGTGCTCGGCGCGGGCGCGCTGGCGTATCTCAACCGGAAGGAAATCGTGCTGTTCCTAGCGACGCGCGCGGACCGGCCGGAGATTGCCCCGAACCATCCGATTGACTGGCAGCAGGGGCCGGCCGAAGCCTCGGTGCCGGCCAGCGAGCGGCCGCCGAACATCGTGTTCATCCTCGTGGACGACCTCGGCATCAATGACCTGTCGACCTTTGGCGGCGGTGTCGCGGGCGGACGGGTGCCCACGCCGAACATCGACGCACTGGCCGCGCGCGGCGCCATCTTCTCGACGGCCTATTCCGGCACCGGCACCTGCGCGCCGTCGCGCGCGATGCTGCTGACCGGACGGTATCCGACGCGCACGGGGTTCGAGTTCACGCCGACGCCGAACGGCATGGGCCGGATCGTCTCGATGTTTGCCAATGACGAAGACAATGGCCTGCCGGACGTGCATTATGACCGCAAGGCCGCCGCCGCGGCGCCGGACTTCGAAGACCAGGGCCTGCCGGGTTCGGAAGTGACGATTGCCGAAATGCTGAAGGGCGCAGGCTATCACACCGTGCATATCGGCAAATGGCACCTCGGCAATACGGGCGAGTTTCACCCCAACGCCCAGGGCTTTGACGAGAGCCTGCTGATGACCGGACTACTTCATCTGCCTGCGGATGACCCGGATGTGGTCAATGCCAAGCTGGACTTCGACCCGATCGACAAGTTCCTCTGGGCGCGCGGCGATTTCTCGACATCGTACAACGGCAGCGACGTGTTCGCGCCGGGCGGGTATCTCGCGGACTACTGGACGCAGGAATCGCTGAAAGTGATCGAAGCCAACAAGAACCGGCCATTCTTCCTCTACCTCGCTCATTGGGGCGTGCACACCCCGATGCAGGCGACGAAGGAAGATTATGAGGCGGTGGGCGATATCGAGCCGCATCACCTGCGCGTCTATGCGGCGATGCTGCACGCGCTGGACCGGAGCGTGGGTGAAATCGTCGCCAAGCTGGAAGAGGAAGGCCTGGCGGACAATACGCTGATCGTGTTCTCGAGCGACAATGGCGGCGCCGGTTATATCGGACTGCCGGGGATCAATGATCCCTATCGCGGCTGGAAGATCACCCTGTTTGAAGGCGGCATCCGTGTACCGATGTTTGTCAGCTGGCCGGCGCGGATTGCCCCGGGCACGGCGGTCGACACACCGGTGGCGCATATTGACGTGATGCCGACCTTGGCATCGGCGGCCGGCGTGCCGCTGCCGGAGGGCGTGATCATCGACGGGCGTGACATGCTTCCGCTGGCAGACGGCAGCGGCGGCCTGGAGCGCGAGGATGACGCGATCTTCTGGCAGAGCGGGTATTATCATGTGGTGCGCGCCGGCGGCTGGAAGCTGCAGGTCGACGGCAAGCAGGGCAATGACTGGCTGTTCAACCTGAACACCGACCCGACGGAGGAGACAAACCTTGCTGCCACGCAGCCTGAGAAACTGGCCGAGCTGAAAGCCCTGCTCGAGAAACACCAGGCCGGTGCGCGCGCGCCGCTCTACGCCTCGACGACCGACATTCCGATTGCCATCGACAAGACGGGCGCGGACAAGGTGGGGCCGGAGGACGAATACGTCTGGTGGCCCAACTGA
- a CDS encoding aminotransferase class V-fold PLP-dependent enzyme codes for MTAVPTSRADAELLDRQDPLATRRGLFDLPEAGAYLVGHSLGPPPRSARARLDAAAADWHRDLVRAWNTAGWIDLAERVGDRIAGLIGVGAGEVIVADSVSVNLFKLAAAALPMARTYALFVEEDEFPTDQYIAGGLGAVSGAEVRLLAPGGAFDALKAGGVVIKSAVNYRSAEVVDIAAHEREAARHGALIVWDLSHATGVLNLNMSVDGAVLAAGCTYKYLNGGPGAPAFAYVSAAIAPRLLNPLPGWMGHAAPFAFESAYAPRSGAARFASGTPPVLSLAALCGALDALDGVDLGQLQAKARGLGALAIARAAALGLEILSPGDDARRGGHVSLRIAEGYPVVQALAERGVMADFRAPDTVRLGFSPLFLSHAAVWDAMDTLQDILATRSWDAPRFHARAKVT; via the coding sequence ATGACCGCTGTGCCCACCTCCCGCGCTGACGCGGAGCTGCTTGACCGCCAGGACCCGCTGGCGACGCGGCGCGGGCTGTTCGACCTGCCCGAAGCGGGGGCCTATCTGGTCGGTCACTCGCTTGGTCCGCCGCCGCGCAGTGCGCGTGCGCGGCTGGACGCGGCGGCGGCAGACTGGCACCGCGACCTCGTGCGGGCATGGAACACCGCCGGCTGGATCGACCTTGCCGAACGTGTCGGCGACCGCATCGCCGGGCTGATCGGCGTGGGCGCAGGCGAGGTAATTGTTGCCGACAGCGTGTCGGTGAACCTGTTCAAGCTGGCGGCCGCCGCGCTGCCGATGGCGCGGACTTATGCCTTGTTCGTCGAGGAGGACGAGTTTCCGACCGACCAGTATATCGCGGGCGGGCTGGGTGCGGTGTCTGGTGCCGAGGTGCGGCTGCTGGCACCGGGCGGCGCCTTTGACGCGCTGAAGGCGGGCGGTGTGGTGATCAAGAGCGCTGTGAACTATCGCTCGGCCGAGGTGGTGGACATTGCGGCGCACGAGCGCGAGGCGGCGCGGCACGGGGCGCTGATCGTCTGGGACCTCAGCCATGCGACCGGGGTGCTGAACCTCAATATGTCCGTTGACGGAGCAGTGCTGGCGGCGGGGTGCACCTACAAGTATCTGAATGGCGGCCCCGGCGCGCCGGCGTTCGCCTATGTTTCCGCGGCGATTGCGCCGAGGCTGCTTAATCCCCTGCCCGGATGGATGGGGCACGCCGCCCCGTTCGCCTTCGAATCCGCGTACGCCCCGCGCAGCGGCGCCGCGCGGTTTGCGAGCGGCACGCCGCCGGTGCTGTCGCTGGCGGCGCTCTGCGGCGCGCTGGACGCGCTGGACGGGGTGGACCTTGGCCAGCTGCAAGCCAAGGCGCGCGGGCTGGGCGCGCTGGCGATCGCCCGCGCGGCGGCTCTCGGCCTGGAGATCCTGTCGCCCGGGGACGATGCGCGGCGGGGCGGGCATGTCAGCCTGCGCATCGCGGAGGGCTATCCGGTGGTGCAGGCGCTGGCCGAACGCGGCGTGATGGCGGATTTCCGCGCGCCGGATACCGTGCGGCTGGGATTCTCGCCGCTGTTCCTGAGCCATGCGGCGGTCTGGGACGCGATGGACACCCTGCAAGACATCCTGGCCACGCGAAGCTGGGACGCGCCGCGTTTCCATGCGCGCGCCAAAGTAACCTGA
- a CDS encoding TetR/AcrR family transcriptional regulator, which yields MSESKVVSLQAGEPSDGRRQRSERSRAQIIEAMFELIREGDMSPSAAKVADQAKVGLRTVFRHFEDMDSLYVEMAERISSEVMPKVLAPFEARDWRGRFFEHLDRRIEIYEYIMPVRVSANLRRFQSRFLMEEYRRNLLIERSSLKAVLPAEIVENAKLFAAIETTASFQTWRRLRQDSDLPVEEAAEVFRLMLERIVGP from the coding sequence ATGAGTGAGTCGAAAGTTGTGTCCCTGCAGGCTGGCGAGCCTTCGGACGGCCGCCGCCAGCGCAGCGAGCGCAGCCGCGCCCAGATCATCGAGGCGATGTTCGAACTGATCCGGGAAGGCGACATGAGCCCGAGCGCAGCCAAGGTGGCCGATCAGGCGAAGGTCGGGCTGCGCACGGTCTTCCGCCACTTCGAGGACATGGACAGTCTCTATGTCGAGATGGCTGAGCGGATCTCCAGCGAAGTCATGCCGAAAGTGCTGGCCCCGTTCGAGGCGCGCGACTGGCGCGGCCGCTTCTTCGAACACCTCGATCGCCGGATCGAGATCTATGAATACATCATGCCGGTGCGCGTTTCAGCGAACCTGCGCCGGTTCCAGTCGCGCTTCCTCATGGAGGAATACCGCCGCAACCTGCTGATCGAGCGCTCAAGCCTGAAGGCCGTGCTGCCGGCGGAGATCGTCGAGAATGCAAAACTCTTCGCCGCGATCGAGACGACGGCCAGCTTCCAGACCTGGCGCCGTCTGCGTCAGGATTCCGACCTGCCGGTGGAAGAGGCCGCCGAGGTCTTCCGCCTGATGCTGGAGCGCATCGTCGGACCATGA
- a CDS encoding haloalkane dehalogenase codes for MQTLRTPDDQFENLFEYGFSPHYLEIKGPEGAPLRMHYLDEGPRDGEPVLCLHGQPSWSYLYRKMIPLLTNAGYRVLAPDLIGFGRSDKPASMDDYTYSGHVDWLGQWLTQLDLSGLTLVCQDWGGLVGLRVAAGQIERFRRIVVANTGLPSTAMISDEMSAFLGQMYPAVPVPDAAMVREQFQSGGPGAFLYWVKYASESPSFSVRDVFGMLSGVTDTRVLDGYVAPFPDDRYIAGARKFPALVPLLPQHKAERLANDRAWAVLEAFKGRTLIAFSDNDPVTKGGDAIFKARIPGADCVTIENGGHFLQEDQPAAFAGAIIAFMRQG; via the coding sequence TTGCAGACGCTGAGAACGCCCGACGACCAATTCGAAAACCTGTTTGAGTACGGATTTTCGCCGCACTATCTCGAGATCAAAGGCCCGGAGGGCGCACCGCTTCGGATGCACTATCTCGACGAGGGGCCGAGGGACGGCGAGCCGGTGCTTTGCCTGCATGGGCAACCTTCGTGGAGCTATCTCTACCGCAAGATGATCCCCCTGCTGACGAACGCCGGCTACCGGGTGTTGGCGCCGGACCTGATCGGTTTCGGCCGGTCAGACAAACCGGCCTCGATGGATGACTACACCTATTCCGGGCACGTGGACTGGCTGGGCCAGTGGCTGACGCAGCTGGACCTGTCCGGGCTGACCCTCGTTTGCCAGGACTGGGGCGGACTGGTCGGCCTGCGGGTGGCAGCCGGCCAGATCGAGCGGTTCAGGCGGATCGTGGTGGCGAATACCGGCCTGCCGAGCACGGCGATGATCTCTGACGAGATGTCTGCGTTCCTGGGGCAGATGTATCCTGCGGTGCCGGTGCCGGACGCCGCCATGGTGCGCGAACAGTTCCAGTCGGGCGGCCCCGGCGCATTCCTCTACTGGGTGAAGTATGCGAGCGAGTCGCCGTCCTTCTCGGTGCGCGACGTATTCGGCATGCTGTCGGGCGTGACGGACACGCGCGTGCTTGACGGCTATGTCGCGCCGTTCCCGGACGACCGCTACATTGCCGGGGCACGGAAGTTTCCCGCGCTGGTGCCGCTGCTGCCGCAGCACAAGGCTGAGCGGCTGGCGAACGACCGCGCCTGGGCGGTGCTGGAGGCCTTCAAGGGACGAACGCTGATTGCCTTCAGCGACAACGACCCCGTGACCAAGGGCGGCGACGCAATTTTCAAGGCGCGCATTCCTGGCGCTGATTGTGTGACCATCGAAAATGGCGGACACTTCCTGCAGGAAGACCAACCGGCCGCATTCGCTGGCGCGATCATCGCGTTCATGCGGCAGGGATAA
- a CDS encoding alpha/beta hydrolase, giving the protein MTWDDLTSRVHPVPTHQVRWGEGDTDVVDLWLPDGTGPHPVVVMVHGGCWQKSIADKSLMDWMADALRQQGWAVWNIEYRGVDEPGGGYPGTFLDAGAATDALTLHAAEYNLDLARITGIGHSAGGHLILWLAARSRLPEGSPLSVSDPLAFRGVVVSGGLADLEASRPVTLPSCLDAVYDQLTGPPSPERPDPLSDTSPARLLPAGVPVVSVNGAEDRIAPPMLGDALTRKAEAAGDTASLVVLPATGHIELVAPDTEAFRVQAEILASFVDK; this is encoded by the coding sequence ATGACCTGGGACGACCTGACCAGCCGCGTCCATCCCGTCCCGACCCACCAGGTCCGATGGGGCGAGGGCGACACGGATGTCGTGGACCTCTGGCTGCCGGACGGCACCGGACCGCATCCCGTTGTCGTGATGGTGCATGGCGGATGCTGGCAGAAATCCATCGCCGATAAGTCGCTCATGGACTGGATGGCCGACGCCTTGCGCCAGCAAGGCTGGGCCGTCTGGAACATCGAGTATCGCGGCGTCGACGAGCCCGGCGGTGGCTATCCGGGCACTTTCCTCGATGCGGGTGCGGCTACGGACGCGCTCACGCTGCATGCCGCCGAATACAATCTCGACCTGGCGCGCATCACCGGCATCGGCCATTCCGCCGGCGGCCACCTGATCCTCTGGCTGGCGGCCCGGTCCCGCCTGCCGGAAGGCAGCCCGCTTTCCGTTTCCGATCCACTGGCCTTCCGGGGCGTCGTCGTCTCCGGCGGCCTGGCGGACCTCGAGGCCTCGCGCCCGGTCACGCTGCCAAGTTGCCTCGACGCCGTGTACGACCAGCTGACCGGTCCGCCGTCGCCCGAGCGTCCGGATCCCCTGTCTGACACGTCTCCCGCCCGGCTGCTGCCGGCGGGGGTGCCGGTCGTCAGCGTCAATGGCGCCGAGGACCGGATCGCCCCGCCCATGCTCGGCGATGCGCTGACGCGCAAGGCCGAGGCGGCCGGCGATACCGCCTCGCTGGTCGTGCTGCCGGCCACCGGGCATATCGAACTGGTTGCTCCGGACACCGAAGCGTTTCGCGTTCAGGCTGAAATACTGGCAAGTTTTGTCGACAAATGA
- a CDS encoding formylglycine-generating enzyme family protein produces the protein MKWPAPLLAACLLAACGGEPVRPPADEAAASCGLPDDAIGTFVDVPGGQFLKGAYPVYPEETAGGIIHVQPFRMLAHEVTNSEFAAFVDATGYVTLAERGGGSAVFDMPEDRSNPAEVWRFDPGANWRTPNGKGSSVDGQSARPVVHVALEDARAYAEWAGGRLPTEEEWEYAAAIGLPNPADPQSGAYGASGAPRANTWQGIFPLVNEAADGFAGRAPVGCFAPSEIGLYDMIGNVWEWTDTPYNPAMQTIKGGSYLCADNFCRRYRPAARQPQERDFSSSHIGFRIVRDLPSPG, from the coding sequence ATGAAGTGGCCCGCCCCGTTGCTGGCGGCCTGCCTCCTGGCGGCCTGCGGCGGCGAGCCTGTTCGTCCGCCTGCAGATGAAGCAGCCGCTTCGTGCGGCTTGCCGGACGACGCCATCGGTACGTTCGTCGACGTGCCGGGCGGCCAGTTCCTGAAGGGCGCCTATCCCGTCTACCCGGAGGAGACGGCGGGCGGCATCATCCACGTGCAGCCTTTCCGGATGCTGGCGCACGAAGTCACGAATAGCGAATTTGCTGCCTTCGTTGACGCCACCGGCTACGTGACACTGGCCGAGCGCGGCGGCGGGTCTGCCGTGTTCGACATGCCGGAAGACCGCTCCAATCCTGCCGAAGTCTGGCGCTTCGATCCCGGTGCAAACTGGCGCACACCGAACGGCAAGGGATCGTCCGTGGACGGCCAGTCGGCCCGGCCGGTGGTGCATGTGGCGCTGGAAGATGCGCGCGCCTATGCTGAATGGGCCGGCGGGCGCCTGCCGACCGAGGAAGAATGGGAATATGCCGCCGCCATCGGCCTGCCGAATCCGGCAGACCCGCAATCCGGGGCTTATGGCGCGAGCGGCGCCCCGCGCGCAAACACCTGGCAGGGCATCTTCCCGCTCGTGAACGAGGCGGCCGACGGCTTCGCCGGACGCGCCCCGGTCGGCTGCTTCGCGCCCAGCGAGATCGGTCTCTATGACATGATCGGCAACGTCTGGGAGTGGACCGATACGCCCTACAATCCGGCCATGCAGACCATCAAGGGCGGTTCCTATCTGTGTGCGGACAATTTCTGCCGCCGCTACCGGCCCGCCGCCCGCCAACCGCAGGAACGCGACTTCTCCTCCAGCCATATCGGCTTCCGGATCGTGCGCGACCTGCCGTCGCCCGGCTGA